In the genome of Triticum urartu cultivar G1812 chromosome 5, Tu2.1, whole genome shotgun sequence, one region contains:
- the LOC125509376 gene encoding E3 ubiquitin-protein ligase AIP2, producing MSATAGDEAAVAERLEALRRKLGKKQHFEEAVADLAATLRDRYAGASPALRESMYSTVCRVATVLQTRYTAPGFWRAGLNLFVATEKLLTNPAEKERLKTCILRAREHLDEKENEESMPTNREPDTRFLFEGHLTVGQEPPPPAWLVAQNLTRELNILEEPSGDQNGNNTRTELRPEEMTPAIMNFLNTLSGDAELESALEASLQGITAQPKVPPASKEVVANLPVVTVTEEVIARLGSETECAVCRENLVVDDKMQELPCKHLFHPPCLKPWLDENNSCPICRHELRTDDHAYESRKEREREEEEDRKGAANAVRGGEFMYI from the exons ATGTCTGCCACGGCGGGGgacgaggcggcggtggcggagcgcCTGGAGGCGCTGCGGAGGAAGCTGGGCAAGAAGCAGCACTTCGAGGAGGCCGTCGCCGACCTCGCCGCCACGCTCCGCGACCGCTACGCCGGCGCCTCGCCCGCCCTCCGCGAGTCG ATGTACTCTACGGTTTGCCGTGTTGCAACCGTCCTTCAAACTAGATATACAGCACCTGGATTCTGGCGTGCTGGTCTGAACCTCTTTGTAGCAACAGAGAAGCTGTTAACTAATCCTGCTGAAAAGGAACGCCTCAAAACCTGCATTTTGAGGGCCCGGGAGCATCTTGATGAAAAAGAAAATGAGGAGTCAATGCCAACCAACAGAGAACCAG ACACTAGATTCCTTTTTGAAGGCCACCTTACCGTGGGACAAGAACCTCCTCCTCCAGCATGGCTTGTCGCCCAGAATTTAACACGAGAATTGAACATCTTAGAGGAACCTTCTGGAGATCAAAACGGGAACAACACTAGAACGGAGTTGAGGCCTGAGGAGATGACACCTGCTATAATGAACTTCTTAAACACCTTATCAGGGGACGCGGAGCTTGAGAGTGCCTTGGAAGCATCACTGCAG GGTATcactgcgcagcccaaggtaccACCGGCTTCAAAGGAGGTCGTTGCTAATCTCCCGGTTGTAACTGTTACTGAAGAAGTCATTGCTAGGCTGGGCAGCGAGACTGAGTGTGCTGTTTGCCGGGAAAACTTGGTTGTGGATGACAAGATGCAGGAGCTGCCGTGCAAGCACCTTTTCCATCCTCCTTGCCTCAAGCCGTGGCTG GATGAGAACAACTCATGCCCGATCTGCCGGCACGAGCTGAGGACGGACGACCATGCGTACGAGAGCCGGAAGGagcgggagcgagaggaggaggaagaccGGAAGGGAGCGGCCAATGCTGTCAGGGGTGGGGAATTCATGTACATCTGA